Proteins encoded by one window of Aptenodytes patagonicus chromosome 9, bAptPat1.pri.cur, whole genome shotgun sequence:
- the IRS4 gene encoding insulin receptor substrate 4 codes for MASGMNGPGGGGAAAGGGEEGPGPRHTGGGAAPQQEPGVPGAAAGEGEPAAGEGGRCPSPQPHHLLLLLRRSPSASLCPAPEAAPAAGRAAPAAGRGGQPPPAGRGVPPPAAGEDVRKCGYLRKQKHGHKRYFVLRAESHLAPARLEYYDSEKKFKSSLRAAGAGGAASLCCPPPKRVIPLYQCFTVSRRADAKHKHIIALYTKDEYFAMLAENEAEQEAWYQAISELMSQSKRGFLEQEDHADQQVDEDDEHYGAALRPGTVFKEVWQVNVKPKGLGQTKNLTGVYRLCLSSKAIHLVKLNSEVPSVHLQLMNIRRCGHSENFFFIEVGRSASIGPGELWMQVDDSVVAQNMHETFLETMKALKAFAEFRPRSKSQSSGGGSGTNPISFITTRRHLGNLPPSQTGLQRRSRTESVAGGTPPTTKSSNSYRFRTSSEGEGTMTRPFRSVTGSLIHLNTARMNLGRQEGSGRYVRAAFSSSYHTRSASLPVSHFPSTTSPISVSSSSGHGSASDMLTRPSSSSVCGSPSDGGFISSDEYGSSPGDFRYFRVRSNTPDSLGNTPPIREENCLSEYMSMSKQQADDSSRDDYMEAEKCFRKRTYSLTKPTSVAVQQKTTQTTASLDEDSAGNHGRLLYSETPKLKDDHELEYNDANLDSVCNQSRSKARDDGYMPMMPGVASSLSSNSDYLPMTPKSMSVPKQINNSWSPSQVDSRGYMMMFPKASSSPVRSPLTGFISKGSNEKIINNEYMDMSPGNSAPKHPGDSNYIHTASVSKGFSSYFSLPRSFKALSGQNGDHSEYVPMSSPGKLLYGGPENVKGVNSEALANGISKLPVVKGSDEGLVQNRAMRPTRLPLGTRGSNTIPRMYDRTVPPEPASPGEYINIDFNEKASNTPYSLSAEGSPSSLGSSSDHRQSPLSDYMSVDLDVQSPKAAKELSNSLTDISIYASSSIPRNQPNPDYARLSFGTACVTTASNRTDDYTEMTFNMAATPPRPFAAESDDGVKIDSPSSIVNRLCIVDRYAGSSSFAVPSSEPPMGPKVIRADPQGRRRHSSETFSSAGTVTTSSSFFTDSSKRHSSASFDNVWLKPDENISDGQESKMSRDTSTGFQNGLNYIALNLRDDPISCEASTTAPTCHLQNGTSGLDSGAYVSIDFSRSDGLKCNAARKD; via the exons ATGGCGAGTGGGATGAatggcccgggcggcggcggcgcggcggccgggggcggcgagGAGGGGCCGGGCCCCCGCCACACGGGAGGCGGAGCCGCGCCTCAGCAGGAGCCCGGCgtgcccggcgcggcggcgggcgagggggagccggcggcgggcgaGGGCGGCCGCTGCCCGTCCCCTCAGCCCCaccacctgctgctgctgctgcggcgctCGCCCAGCGCCTCGCTCTGCCCGGCGCCGGaggccgcccccgcggcgggccgcgccgcccccgcggcgggccgcggcgggcagcCCCCCCCGGCGGGCCGCGgcgtccccccgcccgccgccggggaggACGTGAGGAAGTGCGGCTACCTGCGGAAGCAGAAGCACGGGCACAAGCGCTACTTCGTCCTGCGGGCGGAGAGCCACCTGGCCCCCGCCCGGCTGGAGTACTACGACAGCGAGAAGAAGTTCAAGAGCAgcctgcgggcggcgggggccggcggggcggcctccctctgctgccccccgCCCAAGCGGGTCATCCCCCTCTACCAGTGCTTCACCGTCAGCCGGCGAGCAGACGCCAAGCACAAGCACATCATCGCCTTGTACACCAAGGACGAGTACTTCGCCATGTTGGCCGAGAACGAGGCCGAGCAGGAGGCCTGGTACCAGGCGATCAGCGAGCTCATGAGCCAGAGCAAGAGGGGCTTCCTGGAGCAGGAGGACCACGCTGATCAGCAGGTGGACGAGGATGACGAGCACTACGGGGCCGCCCTGAGGCCCGGCACCGTCTTCAAGGAGGTGTGGCAGGTCAACGTTAAGCCCAAAGGGCTgggacaaacaaaaaacctgactGGAGTGTATAGGTTGTGCCTCTCCAGCAAGGCCATCCACCTCGTCAAGCTGAACTCGGAGGTGCCCTCCGTCCACTTGCAGCTAATGAATATTCGCCGCTGCGGACACTCGGAGAACTTCTTCTTCATCGAAGTGGGCAGATCTGCCTCCATTGGACCTGGAGAACTCTGGATGCAAGTGGATGATTCGGTGGTTGCCCAGAATATGCACGAGACTTTTCTGGAGACCATGAAAGCTCTAAAGGCCTTTGCAGAGTTCAGGCCCCGAAGCAAGAGCCAGTCTTCTGGTGGTGGTAGTGGTACCAATCCTATCTCCTTCATCACCACTAGGAGGCACTTGGGCAACCTGCCCCCCAGCCAGACGGGCCTGCAGAGAAGATCGAGAACTGAGAGCGTTGCCGGCGGAACTCCTCCTACCACCAAGAGCAGCAACTCCTATCGCTTCAGAACGTCCAGCGAAGGAGAAGGAACCATGACTAGACCTTTTAGGTCAGTGACTGGGAGTCTGATCCACCTGAACACTGCGAGGATGAATTTGGGCCGGCAAGAAGGGAGTGGGAGGTACGTGAGAGCTGCCTTCAGCTCATCTTATCACACCAGGTCTGCTTCGCTGCCTGTTTCTCATTTTCCCTCCACTACAAGTCCCATCAGTGTTTCTTCCAGTAGTGGCCATGGCTCTGCTTCGGACATGTTGACCAGGCCTTCTAGCTCATCCGTTTGCGGTTCCCCAAGCGACGGGGGATTTATCTCTTCTGATGAATATGGCTCCAGCCCTGGAGATTTCAGGTACTTTCGGGTCAGGAGTAATACACCGGATTCCCTGGGAAACACACCGCCTATCAGAGAGGAGAACTGTCTGAGTGAGTACATGTCCATGAGTAAGCAACAGGCAGATGATAGCTCGAGAGATGATTATATGGAGGctgaaaagtgtttcagaaaaagaacTTACTCTCTAACAAAACCAACTTCCGTAGCAGTGCAGCAGAAGACGACACAAACTACAGCTTCGTTAGATGAAGATTCTGCAGGAAATCATGGACGATTACTTTACTCCGAAACACCAAAATTGAAAGACGACCATGAATTGGAGTACAATGACGCTAACCTCGATTCCGTATGTAACCAAAGTAGGAGTAAAGCCAGGGATGATGGGTACATGCCAATGATGCCAGGAGTTGCATCTTCTCTATCCAGCAACAGCGATTATTTGCCAATGACTCCTAAAAGTATGTCTGTTCCAAAACAGATTAACAATTCATGGTCACCGTCTCAGGTTGACTCCAGAGGATATATGATGATGTTTCCAAAGGCTAGCTCTTCACCTGTACGAAGTCCTTTAACTGGATTTATTTCTAAAGGAAGTAACGAGAAGATCATAAACAATGAGTATATGGATATGTCACCTGGTAATTCAGCTCCAAAGCACCCCGGTGATTCGAATTACATTCACACCGCTTCTGTTTCCAAAGGTTTCAGTTCGTATTTTTCTTTGCCCCGAAGCTTTAAGGCGTTATCAGGACAAAACGGTGACCACAGTGAATATGTTCCAATGTCTTCACCTGGCAAACTCTTGTATGGTGGACCAGAAAATGTAAAAGGGGTCAACAGTGAGGCTCTGGCTAACGGCATCTCTAAATTGCCGGTGGTGAAAGGTTCAGATGAAGGACTTGTGCAGAACAGGGCTATGAGGCCCACAAGACTCCCCCTGGGTACACGAGGGAGTAATACTATCCCAAGAATGTATGATCGTACAGTTCCACCTGAGCCAGCGAGTCCTGGTGAATACATAAatattgattttaatgaaaaggcGAGTAATACGCCATATTCCTTATCTGCAGAAGGATCGCCATCATCTCTAGGCTCAAGTAGTGACCACAGACAGTCCCCGCTCTCTGATTATATGAGTGTTGACTTGGACGTACAGTCACCGAAAGCAGCGAAGGAACTGTCCAACTCTCTAACAGATATTTCAATTTATGCAAGTTCCAGTATTCCTAGAAACCAACCAAACCCTGACTACGCTAGGCTTTCATTTGGTACTGCTTGTGTCACCACCGCAAGTAACAGGACTGATGACTACACGGAGATGACATTCAACATGGCAGCAACACCGCCTCGGCCATTTGCCGCCGAATCCGACGACGGTGTAAAGATTGATAGCCCTTCTTCCATAGTTAATAGACTCTGCATTGTTGATCGATACGCTGGTAGCAGTAGCTTCGCTGTTCCTAGCTCTGAACCTCCTATGGGACCGAAAGTGATTCGAGCAGATCCTCAAGGCAGGAGGCGACACAGTTCTGAAACGTTCTCTTCTGCTGGGACTGTGAcgacctcctcctctttctttacTGATAGTAGCAAAAGACACAGCTCTGCCTCATTTGACAATGTTTGGTTAAAACcagatgaaaacatttctgatggTCAGGAAAGCAAAATGTCCAGGGATACCTCAACTGGATTTCAGAATGGCTTAAACTACATCGCTCTGAATTTACGCGATGATCCTATAAGCTGTGAGGCAAGTACTACGGCGCCAACTTGCCATCTCCAAAATGGTACTTCAGGTTTGGACAGTGGAGCTTACGTAAGCATAGATTTCAGCAGATCCGATGGTCTGAAGTGTAACGCTGCGAGAAAAG ACTGA